One window of the Benincasa hispida cultivar B227 chromosome 3, ASM972705v1, whole genome shotgun sequence genome contains the following:
- the LOC120074281 gene encoding pentatricopeptide repeat-containing protein At4g35130, chloroplastic-like → MLWNSIIKSHFDSGLFLSALLLYKNMREVGVEHDGFTFPILNHVIMSIWVDVLYAEMVHCVGIRMGFIADLYFCNTMMEVYGKCGCLVYARHMFDEMPNRDLVSWTSMISAYVNGGDVVCALDLFEAMRRELEPNSVTAMVMLQACCATQNFVLGRQLQCHVVKNGLLLDIGLRNSFLRMYSRLGGEDEVGVFFSEIDCKNVVSWNILMSFYSSVGNILKVVDIFNKIMGEVTLSIETLTILISATATSDSGCLILGENLHSLAIKSGLYDSILQTSLLDMYAKFGELENSAKLFKEIPNRSIITWGAMMSSFIQNGHFDEAVEIFKQMQAAGLKPSVGVLKHLIDAYAYLGALQLGKAIHCYLIRIYGLEICNTHLETSLLNMYGRCGSIASARKCFDLILTKDVVVWTSMIDVYGAHGLGIDALNLFHQMMSEEVAPNSVTFLSLLSACSHSGLVSEGCEIFYSMRSSFDIKPDLEHYTCFVDLLSRSTRVREAFAIILRMTNLRDGRIWGALMGACRVYGDNKIANYAAHRLLELEPDNVGYYTLLSNAQASVGQWHEVEKLRSVVYEKDLVKKPGWSFIELNGTIHGFVSGDRSHNKTNEIYDLLVYINRIK, encoded by the coding sequence ATGCTTTGGAACTCCATCATCAAGTCCCACTTCGACTCGGGTTTGTTCCTTTCTGCCCTTTTGTTGTATAAAAACATGAGGGAGGTGGGAGTTGAGCATGATGGTTTCACGTTTCCGATTCTTAATCATGTTATTATGTCGATTTGGGTTGATGTACTCTATGCGGAAATGGTCCATTGTGTTGGAATTCGAATGGGGTTTATTGCTGATTTGTATTTCTGTAATACCATGATGGAGGTTTATGGGAAATGTGGGTGTTTGGTTTATGCTCGTCATATGTTTGATGAAATGCCTAACAGAGACTTGGTTTCTTGGACCTCGATGATTTCGGCGTATGTTAATGGTGGTGATGTTGTTTGTGCTTTGGATCTTTTTGAGGCAATGAGGAGGGAGTTGGAGCCAAACTCGGTGACAGCAATGGTGATGCTGCAAGCTTGTTGTGCGACTCAAAATTTTGTTCTGGGAAGGCAGCTTCAATGTCATGTGGTTAAGAATGGTTTATTGCTTGATATAGGTCTGCGGAACTCGTTTTTGCGAATGTATAGTCGACTGGGTGGGGAGGATGAAGTTGGAGTTTTTTTCTCTGAAATTGATTGCAAGAATGTTGTTTCGTGGAATATTTTGATGTCATTTTATTCCTCCGTGGGGAATATTTTGAAAGTTGTGGATATCTTCAATAAAATCATGGGTGAAGTTACACTCAGCATTGAGACATTAACCATACTTATATCAGCAACTGCGACATCTGATTCCGGGTGTCTGATACTAGGTGAAAATCTACATTCCTTGGCAATTAAAAGTGGCCTTTATGATAGTATTCTGCAGACTTCGTTGTTGGATATGTATGCCAAGTTTGGGGAGTTGGAAAATTCAGCTAAGTTGTTTAAGGAAATCCCTAATAGGAGCATCATTACTTGGGGGGCCATGATGTCTAGTTTTATTCAGAATGGACACTTCGATGAGGCAGTTGAGATCTTCAAGCAAATGCAAGCTGCTGGCTTGAAACCCAGTGTTGGAGTTTTGAAACACTTAATTGATGCTTACGCCTATTTGGGAGCTCTGCAGTTGGGTAAAGCAATACATTGTTACCTTATCCGAATCTATGGATTGGAGATATGTAATACACACTTAGAAACATCTCTCCTGAACATGTATGGAAGATGTGGAAGCATTGCTTCTGCTAGAAAATGTTTTGACCTGATCTTAACTAAAGATGTTGTGGTGTGGACTTCCATGATTGACGTATATGGTGCTCATGGACTAGGTATTGATGCCCTCAATCTGTTCCATCAGATGATGAGTGAAGAAGTGGCCCCAAATAGTGTCACGTTCTTAAGTCTGTTATCTGCTTGTAGCCACTCTGGCCTTGTAAGCGAGGGCTGTGAAATCTTTTATTCAATGAGATCAAGCTTCGATATTAAGCCTGATTTAGAGCACTACACTTGTTTTGTTGATCTTTTGAGTAGATCAACAAGAGTAAGAGAGGCCTTTGCAATTATATTGAGAATGACAAATCTCCGTGATGGCAGGATTTGGGGTGCTCTTATGGGAGCCTGCCGGGTGTATGGAGACAATAAAATCGCGAACTATGCTGCACACAGGCTTCTTGAATTAGAACCCGACAATGTAGGCTATTATACTTTGTTGAGCAATGCACAGGCTAGTGTTGGGCAGTGGCATGAAGTCGAAAAGTTACGTAGTGTTGTGTATGAGAAAGATCTTGTCAAGAAACCAGGTTGGAGCTTCATCGAGTTAAATGGAACAATTCATGGCTTTGTTTCAGGAGATAGATCACACAACAAGACcaatgaaatttatgatttattggtATATATTAATAGGATAAAATAG